The genomic interval TCAGATGAACTGTTGCGAAACTCAACGCTGTATGTGAGTTTGGAGCCTTGTGCGCATCATGGCAAAACACCGCCTTGCGCTGATTTGATTATCCAACATCAGATACCCGAGGTAGTTGTTGCTTGTCGAGATTCTTTTGACAAAGTGAATGGAAAAGGGATCGAACGATTACGGGATGCAGGAGTTAAAGTAATAGAAAGTGTTTTAGAAAAGGAAGCTAGGCATTTAAACCGTCGTTTTTTTACGCGACTATCAAAAAAGCGACCGTATATCATTTTAAAATGGGCTCAGACTGCGGACGGCTTCTTCGCTCCGAACAAACCTCAGCAGAAGTGGATTAGCAATAAACAATCGAAATTATTGGTTCATCGTTGGCGAGCTGAAGAAGATGCCATTTTAGTTGGGAAAAACACGGCGCTGATTGATAATCCACAACTCAATACACGGTTGTGGGAAGGTAAAAATCCAAAGCGGATTGTATTGGATCGCAACCTGCAGCTTCCATCGGGTCTTCACCTGTTTGATAAATCTATCGAAACCATCGTCCTCAATGAAGTAAAAACAGATGTACAGAAAAATTTAAAATTCATCTCTTTGGAAAGTTTCGACTTTTATTTAGCGGAGAGCATTGCTTTTCAGCTGTTTCTGATGGATATACAATCGGTAATCATAGAAGGGGGTGCAAAAACTCTGGACCTCTTTATAAAGGCCGGTCTCTGGGATGAGGC from Pedobacter indicus carries:
- the ribD gene encoding bifunctional diaminohydroxyphosphoribosylaminopyrimidine deaminase/5-amino-6-(5-phosphoribosylamino)uracil reductase RibD; this encodes MQNHELYMRRCLDLASLGAGSVSPNPMVGAVIVHDNQVIGEGWHKGFGQAHAEVNAINQVIETRGLQSDELLRNSTLYVSLEPCAHHGKTPPCADLIIQHQIPEVVVACRDSFDKVNGKGIERLRDAGVKVIESVLEKEARHLNRRFFTRLSKKRPYIILKWAQTADGFFAPNKPQQKWISNKQSKLLVHRWRAEEDAILVGKNTALIDNPQLNTRLWEGKNPKRIVLDRNLQLPSGLHLFDKSIETIVLNEVKTDVQKNLKFISLESFDFYLAESIAFQLFLMDIQSVIIEGGAKTLDLFIKAGLWDEARVFTSDIVWGEGLSAASLLHTAPNESIRLGSDQLSIYYHS